A single window of Buteo buteo chromosome 15, bButBut1.hap1.1, whole genome shotgun sequence DNA harbors:
- the SYNCRIP gene encoding heterogeneous nuclear ribonucleoprotein Q isoform X5: MATEHVNGNGTEEPMDTSAAVTHSEHFQTLLDAGLPQKVAEKLDEIYVAGLVAHSDLDERAIEALKEFNEEGALAVLQQFKDSDLSHVQNKSAFLCGVMKTYRQREKQGTKVADSSKGPDEAKIKALLERTGYTLDVTTGQRKYGGPPPESVYSGQQPSVGTEIFVGKIPRDLFEDELVPLFEKAGPIWDLRLMMDPLTGLNRGYAFVTFCTKEAAQEAVKLYNNHEIRSGKHIGVCISVANNRLFVGSIPKSKTKEQIVEEFSKVTEGLTDVILYHQPDDKKKNRGFCFLEYEDHKTAAQARRRLMSGKVKVWGNVVTVEWADPIEDPDPEVMAKVKVLFVRNLANTVTEEILEKAFSQFGKLERVKKLKDYAFIHFDERDGAVKAMEEMNGKDLEGENIEIVFAKPPDQKRKERKAQRQAAKNQMYDDYYYYGPPHMPPPTRGRGRGGRGGYGYPPDYYGYEDYYDYYGYDYHNYRGGYEDPYYGYEDFQVGARGRGGRGARGAAPSRGRGAAPPRGRAGYAQRGGPGSARGVRGARGGAQQQRGRGGKGVEAGPDLLQ; this comes from the exons ATGGCTACTGAACATGTTAATGGGAATGGTACTGAAGAGCCCATGGATACTTCTGCTGCAGTTACCCATTCTGAGCATTTCCAGACATTGCTTGATGCTGGTTTACCACAGAAAGTTGCTGAAAAACTAGACGAAATTTACGTTGCAG ggCTAGTTGCACATAGCGATCTAGATGAAAGAGCTATTGAAGCTTTAAAGGAATTCAATGAAGAAGGTGCATTGGCAGTGCTTCAGCAGTTTAAAGACAGTGATCTCTCACATGTTCAG AACAAAAGTGCCTTTTTATGTGGAGTCATGAAGACATACaggcagagggaaaaacaggggACCAAGGTGGCAGATTCTAGCAAAGGACCAGATGAGGCAAAAATTAAG GCACTCTTGGAGAGAACCGGCTACACTCTTGATGTGACTACTGGACAGAGAAAGTATGGTGGACCTCCTCCAGAGTCCGTATATTCAGGACAACAACCTTCTGTTGGTACAGAG ATATTTGTGGGCAAGATTCCAAGAGACTTGTTTGAAGATGAACTTGTTCCATTATTTGAGAAAGCTGGCCCTATATGGGATCTCCGCTTAATGATGGATCCGCTAACTGGTCTAAATAGAGGATATGCTTTTGTCACTTTTTGTACTAAAGAGGCAGCTCAGGAAGCTGTTAAACTG tacaaCAACCATGAAATTCGTTCTGGAAAACACATTGGTGTATGCATCTCTGTTGCCAATAATAGGCTTTTTGTTGGTTCTATTCCTAAAAGTAAAACCAAGGAGCAAATTGTTGAAGAATTTAGCAAAGTAACAG AGGGTCTTACAGATGTCATATTGTATCATCAGCCTGATGACAAGAAAAAGAACCGGGGTTTCTGTTTCCTTGAATATGAAGATCACAAAACTGCTGCTCAGGCCAGGCGTAGGTTAATGAGTGGCAAAGTGAAAGTTTGGGGAAATGTTGTTACAGTTGAATGGGCTGACCCTATAGAAGACCCAGATCCTGAAGTCATGGCAAAG gtAAAAGTTTTGTTTGTACGCAATCTTGCCAATACTGTAACAGAGGAGATACTAGAAAAGGCCTTCAGTCAATTTGGAAAGCTAGAGCGAGTGAAGAAGCTAAAAGACTatgcttttattcattttgaTGAGCGGGATGGTGCTGTAAAG GCAATGGAAGAAATGAATGGCAAAGATTTAGAGGGAGAAAACATTGAAATTGTTTTTGCTAAGCCACCAGatcaaaaaaggaaagaacgGAAAGCTCAGAGACAAGCGGCTAAAAATCAGAT gTATGATGATTACTACTATTACGGTCCACCTCATATGCCCCCTCCAACAAGAGGTCGAGGCCGAGGAGGTAGAGGTGGTTACGGATATCCCCCTGACTATTACGGATATGAAgattattatgattattatggCTATGACTACCATAACTATCGTGGTGGATATGAAGATCCTTACTATGGTTATGAAGATTTTCAAGTTGGAGCTAGAGGAAGGGGTGGTAGAGGAGCAAGGGGTGCTGCTCCATCCAGAGGTCGCGGGGCTGCTCCTCCCCGTGGCAGAGCCGGTTATGCACAGAGAGGTGGTCCTGGATCAGCAAGAGGCGTTCGTGGTGCGAGAGGAGGTGCCCAGCAACAAAGAGGCCGCGGG GGAAAAGGGGTCGAGGCCGGTCCTGACCTGTTACAATGA
- the SYNCRIP gene encoding heterogeneous nuclear ribonucleoprotein Q isoform X4, whose translation MATEHVNGNGTEEPMDTSAAVTHSEHFQTLLDAGLPQKVAEKLDEIYVAGLVAHSDLDERAIEALKEFNEEGALAVLQQFKDSDLSHVQNKSAFLCGVMKTYRQREKQGTKVADSSKGPDEAKIKALLERTGYTLDVTTGQRKYGGPPPESVYSGQQPSVGTEIFVGKIPRDLFEDELVPLFEKAGPIWDLRLMMDPLTGLNRGYAFVTFCTKEAAQEAVKLYNNHEIRSGKHIGVCISVANNRLFVGSIPKSKTKEQIVEEFSKVTEGLTDVILYHQPDDKKKNRGFCFLEYEDHKTAAQARRRLMSGKVKVWGNVVTVEWADPIEDPDPEVMAKVKVLFVRNLANTVTEEILEKAFSQFGKLERVKKLKDYAFIHFDERDGAVKAMEEMNGKDLEGENIEIVFAKPPDQKRKERKAQRQAAKNQMYDDYYYYGPPHMPPPTRGRGRGGRGGYGYPPDYYGYEDYYDYYGYDYHNYRGGYEDPYYGYEDFQVGARGRGGRGARGAAPSRGRGAAPPRGRAGYAQRGGPGSARGVRGARGGAQQQRGRGQGKGVEAGPDLLQ comes from the exons ATGGCTACTGAACATGTTAATGGGAATGGTACTGAAGAGCCCATGGATACTTCTGCTGCAGTTACCCATTCTGAGCATTTCCAGACATTGCTTGATGCTGGTTTACCACAGAAAGTTGCTGAAAAACTAGACGAAATTTACGTTGCAG ggCTAGTTGCACATAGCGATCTAGATGAAAGAGCTATTGAAGCTTTAAAGGAATTCAATGAAGAAGGTGCATTGGCAGTGCTTCAGCAGTTTAAAGACAGTGATCTCTCACATGTTCAG AACAAAAGTGCCTTTTTATGTGGAGTCATGAAGACATACaggcagagggaaaaacaggggACCAAGGTGGCAGATTCTAGCAAAGGACCAGATGAGGCAAAAATTAAG GCACTCTTGGAGAGAACCGGCTACACTCTTGATGTGACTACTGGACAGAGAAAGTATGGTGGACCTCCTCCAGAGTCCGTATATTCAGGACAACAACCTTCTGTTGGTACAGAG ATATTTGTGGGCAAGATTCCAAGAGACTTGTTTGAAGATGAACTTGTTCCATTATTTGAGAAAGCTGGCCCTATATGGGATCTCCGCTTAATGATGGATCCGCTAACTGGTCTAAATAGAGGATATGCTTTTGTCACTTTTTGTACTAAAGAGGCAGCTCAGGAAGCTGTTAAACTG tacaaCAACCATGAAATTCGTTCTGGAAAACACATTGGTGTATGCATCTCTGTTGCCAATAATAGGCTTTTTGTTGGTTCTATTCCTAAAAGTAAAACCAAGGAGCAAATTGTTGAAGAATTTAGCAAAGTAACAG AGGGTCTTACAGATGTCATATTGTATCATCAGCCTGATGACAAGAAAAAGAACCGGGGTTTCTGTTTCCTTGAATATGAAGATCACAAAACTGCTGCTCAGGCCAGGCGTAGGTTAATGAGTGGCAAAGTGAAAGTTTGGGGAAATGTTGTTACAGTTGAATGGGCTGACCCTATAGAAGACCCAGATCCTGAAGTCATGGCAAAG gtAAAAGTTTTGTTTGTACGCAATCTTGCCAATACTGTAACAGAGGAGATACTAGAAAAGGCCTTCAGTCAATTTGGAAAGCTAGAGCGAGTGAAGAAGCTAAAAGACTatgcttttattcattttgaTGAGCGGGATGGTGCTGTAAAG GCAATGGAAGAAATGAATGGCAAAGATTTAGAGGGAGAAAACATTGAAATTGTTTTTGCTAAGCCACCAGatcaaaaaaggaaagaacgGAAAGCTCAGAGACAAGCGGCTAAAAATCAGAT gTATGATGATTACTACTATTACGGTCCACCTCATATGCCCCCTCCAACAAGAGGTCGAGGCCGAGGAGGTAGAGGTGGTTACGGATATCCCCCTGACTATTACGGATATGAAgattattatgattattatggCTATGACTACCATAACTATCGTGGTGGATATGAAGATCCTTACTATGGTTATGAAGATTTTCAAGTTGGAGCTAGAGGAAGGGGTGGTAGAGGAGCAAGGGGTGCTGCTCCATCCAGAGGTCGCGGGGCTGCTCCTCCCCGTGGCAGAGCCGGTTATGCACAGAGAGGTGGTCCTGGATCAGCAAGAGGCGTTCGTGGTGCGAGAGGAGGTGCCCAGCAACAAAGAGGCCGCGGG CAGGGAAAAGGGGTCGAGGCCGGTCCTGACCTGTTACAATGA
- the SYNCRIP gene encoding heterogeneous nuclear ribonucleoprotein Q isoform X3, protein MATEHVNGNGTEEPMDTSAAVTHSEHFQTLLDAGLPQKVAEKLDEIYVAGLVAHSDLDERAIEALKEFNEEGALAVLQQFKDSDLSHVQNKSAFLCGVMKTYRQREKQGTKVADSSKGPDEAKIKALLERTGYTLDVTTGQRKYGGPPPESVYSGQQPSVGTEIFVGKIPRDLFEDELVPLFEKAGPIWDLRLMMDPLTGLNRGYAFVTFCTKEAAQEAVKLYNNHEIRSGKHIGVCISVANNRLFVGSIPKSKTKEQIVEEFSKVTEGLTDVILYHQPDDKKKNRGFCFLEYEDHKTAAQARRRLMSGKVKVWGNVVTVEWADPIEDPDPEVMAKVKVLFVRNLANTVTEEILEKAFSQFGKLERVKKLKDYAFIHFDERDGAVKAMEEMNGKDLEGENIEIVFAKPPDQKRKERKAQRQAAKNQMYDDYYYYGPPHMPPPTRGRGRGGRGGYGYPPDYYGYEDYYDYYGYDYHNYRGGYEDPYYGYEDFQVGARGRGGRGARGAAPSRGRGAAPPRGRAGYAQRGGPGSARGVRGARGGAQQQRGRGVRGARGGRGGNVGGKRKADGYNQPDSKRRQTNNQNWGSQPIAQQPLQGKRGRGRS, encoded by the exons ATGGCTACTGAACATGTTAATGGGAATGGTACTGAAGAGCCCATGGATACTTCTGCTGCAGTTACCCATTCTGAGCATTTCCAGACATTGCTTGATGCTGGTTTACCACAGAAAGTTGCTGAAAAACTAGACGAAATTTACGTTGCAG ggCTAGTTGCACATAGCGATCTAGATGAAAGAGCTATTGAAGCTTTAAAGGAATTCAATGAAGAAGGTGCATTGGCAGTGCTTCAGCAGTTTAAAGACAGTGATCTCTCACATGTTCAG AACAAAAGTGCCTTTTTATGTGGAGTCATGAAGACATACaggcagagggaaaaacaggggACCAAGGTGGCAGATTCTAGCAAAGGACCAGATGAGGCAAAAATTAAG GCACTCTTGGAGAGAACCGGCTACACTCTTGATGTGACTACTGGACAGAGAAAGTATGGTGGACCTCCTCCAGAGTCCGTATATTCAGGACAACAACCTTCTGTTGGTACAGAG ATATTTGTGGGCAAGATTCCAAGAGACTTGTTTGAAGATGAACTTGTTCCATTATTTGAGAAAGCTGGCCCTATATGGGATCTCCGCTTAATGATGGATCCGCTAACTGGTCTAAATAGAGGATATGCTTTTGTCACTTTTTGTACTAAAGAGGCAGCTCAGGAAGCTGTTAAACTG tacaaCAACCATGAAATTCGTTCTGGAAAACACATTGGTGTATGCATCTCTGTTGCCAATAATAGGCTTTTTGTTGGTTCTATTCCTAAAAGTAAAACCAAGGAGCAAATTGTTGAAGAATTTAGCAAAGTAACAG AGGGTCTTACAGATGTCATATTGTATCATCAGCCTGATGACAAGAAAAAGAACCGGGGTTTCTGTTTCCTTGAATATGAAGATCACAAAACTGCTGCTCAGGCCAGGCGTAGGTTAATGAGTGGCAAAGTGAAAGTTTGGGGAAATGTTGTTACAGTTGAATGGGCTGACCCTATAGAAGACCCAGATCCTGAAGTCATGGCAAAG gtAAAAGTTTTGTTTGTACGCAATCTTGCCAATACTGTAACAGAGGAGATACTAGAAAAGGCCTTCAGTCAATTTGGAAAGCTAGAGCGAGTGAAGAAGCTAAAAGACTatgcttttattcattttgaTGAGCGGGATGGTGCTGTAAAG GCAATGGAAGAAATGAATGGCAAAGATTTAGAGGGAGAAAACATTGAAATTGTTTTTGCTAAGCCACCAGatcaaaaaaggaaagaacgGAAAGCTCAGAGACAAGCGGCTAAAAATCAGAT gTATGATGATTACTACTATTACGGTCCACCTCATATGCCCCCTCCAACAAGAGGTCGAGGCCGAGGAGGTAGAGGTGGTTACGGATATCCCCCTGACTATTACGGATATGAAgattattatgattattatggCTATGACTACCATAACTATCGTGGTGGATATGAAGATCCTTACTATGGTTATGAAGATTTTCAAGTTGGAGCTAGAGGAAGGGGTGGTAGAGGAGCAAGGGGTGCTGCTCCATCCAGAGGTCGCGGGGCTGCTCCTCCCCGTGGCAGAGCCGGTTATGCACAGAGAGGTGGTCCTGGATCAGCAAGAGGCGTTCGTGGTGCGAGAGGAGGTGCCCAGCAACAAAGAGGCCGCGGGGTACGTGGTGCGAGGGGTGGCCGCGGTGGAAATGTAGGAGGAAAGCGCAAAGCTGATGGGTACAACCAGCCAGATTCCAAGCGGCGCCAGACCAATAATCAGAACTGGGGCTCCCAACCCATTGCTCAGCAACCGCTCCAAG GGAAAAGGGGTCGAGGCCGGTCCTGA
- the SYNCRIP gene encoding heterogeneous nuclear ribonucleoprotein Q isoform X2 — MATEHVNGNGTEEPMDTSAAVTHSEHFQTLLDAGLPQKVAEKLDEIYVAGLVAHSDLDERAIEALKEFNEEGALAVLQQFKDSDLSHVQNKSAFLCGVMKTYRQREKQGTKVADSSKGPDEAKIKALLERTGYTLDVTTGQRKYGGPPPESVYSGQQPSVGTEIFVGKIPRDLFEDELVPLFEKAGPIWDLRLMMDPLTGLNRGYAFVTFCTKEAAQEAVKLYNNHEIRSGKHIGVCISVANNRLFVGSIPKSKTKEQIVEEFSKVTEGLTDVILYHQPDDKKKNRGFCFLEYEDHKTAAQARRRLMSGKVKVWGNVVTVEWADPIEDPDPEVMAKVKVLFVRNLANTVTEEILEKAFSQFGKLERVKKLKDYAFIHFDERDGAVKAMEEMNGKDLEGENIEIVFAKPPDQKRKERKAQRQAAKNQMYDDYYYYGPPHMPPPTRGRGRGGRGGYGYPPDYYGYEDYYDYYGYDYHNYRGGYEDPYYGYEDFQVGARGRGGRGARGAAPSRGRGAAPPRGRAGYAQRGGPGSARGVRGARGGAQQQRGRGVRGARGGRGGNVGGKRKADGYNQPDSKRRQTNNQNWGSQPIAQQPLQAGKRGRGRS, encoded by the exons ATGGCTACTGAACATGTTAATGGGAATGGTACTGAAGAGCCCATGGATACTTCTGCTGCAGTTACCCATTCTGAGCATTTCCAGACATTGCTTGATGCTGGTTTACCACAGAAAGTTGCTGAAAAACTAGACGAAATTTACGTTGCAG ggCTAGTTGCACATAGCGATCTAGATGAAAGAGCTATTGAAGCTTTAAAGGAATTCAATGAAGAAGGTGCATTGGCAGTGCTTCAGCAGTTTAAAGACAGTGATCTCTCACATGTTCAG AACAAAAGTGCCTTTTTATGTGGAGTCATGAAGACATACaggcagagggaaaaacaggggACCAAGGTGGCAGATTCTAGCAAAGGACCAGATGAGGCAAAAATTAAG GCACTCTTGGAGAGAACCGGCTACACTCTTGATGTGACTACTGGACAGAGAAAGTATGGTGGACCTCCTCCAGAGTCCGTATATTCAGGACAACAACCTTCTGTTGGTACAGAG ATATTTGTGGGCAAGATTCCAAGAGACTTGTTTGAAGATGAACTTGTTCCATTATTTGAGAAAGCTGGCCCTATATGGGATCTCCGCTTAATGATGGATCCGCTAACTGGTCTAAATAGAGGATATGCTTTTGTCACTTTTTGTACTAAAGAGGCAGCTCAGGAAGCTGTTAAACTG tacaaCAACCATGAAATTCGTTCTGGAAAACACATTGGTGTATGCATCTCTGTTGCCAATAATAGGCTTTTTGTTGGTTCTATTCCTAAAAGTAAAACCAAGGAGCAAATTGTTGAAGAATTTAGCAAAGTAACAG AGGGTCTTACAGATGTCATATTGTATCATCAGCCTGATGACAAGAAAAAGAACCGGGGTTTCTGTTTCCTTGAATATGAAGATCACAAAACTGCTGCTCAGGCCAGGCGTAGGTTAATGAGTGGCAAAGTGAAAGTTTGGGGAAATGTTGTTACAGTTGAATGGGCTGACCCTATAGAAGACCCAGATCCTGAAGTCATGGCAAAG gtAAAAGTTTTGTTTGTACGCAATCTTGCCAATACTGTAACAGAGGAGATACTAGAAAAGGCCTTCAGTCAATTTGGAAAGCTAGAGCGAGTGAAGAAGCTAAAAGACTatgcttttattcattttgaTGAGCGGGATGGTGCTGTAAAG GCAATGGAAGAAATGAATGGCAAAGATTTAGAGGGAGAAAACATTGAAATTGTTTTTGCTAAGCCACCAGatcaaaaaaggaaagaacgGAAAGCTCAGAGACAAGCGGCTAAAAATCAGAT gTATGATGATTACTACTATTACGGTCCACCTCATATGCCCCCTCCAACAAGAGGTCGAGGCCGAGGAGGTAGAGGTGGTTACGGATATCCCCCTGACTATTACGGATATGAAgattattatgattattatggCTATGACTACCATAACTATCGTGGTGGATATGAAGATCCTTACTATGGTTATGAAGATTTTCAAGTTGGAGCTAGAGGAAGGGGTGGTAGAGGAGCAAGGGGTGCTGCTCCATCCAGAGGTCGCGGGGCTGCTCCTCCCCGTGGCAGAGCCGGTTATGCACAGAGAGGTGGTCCTGGATCAGCAAGAGGCGTTCGTGGTGCGAGAGGAGGTGCCCAGCAACAAAGAGGCCGCGGGGTACGTGGTGCGAGGGGTGGCCGCGGTGGAAATGTAGGAGGAAAGCGCAAAGCTGATGGGTACAACCAGCCAGATTCCAAGCGGCGCCAGACCAATAATCAGAACTGGGGCTCCCAACCCATTGCTCAGCAACCGCTCCAAG CAGGGAAAAGGGGTCGAGGCCGGTCCTGA
- the SYNCRIP gene encoding heterogeneous nuclear ribonucleoprotein Q isoform X1 translates to MATEHVNGNGTEEPMDTSAAVTHSEHFQTLLDAGLPQKVAEKLDEIYVAGLVAHSDLDERAIEALKEFNEEGALAVLQQFKDSDLSHVQNKSAFLCGVMKTYRQREKQGTKVADSSKGPDEAKIKALLERTGYTLDVTTGQRKYGGPPPESVYSGQQPSVGTEIFVGKIPRDLFEDELVPLFEKAGPIWDLRLMMDPLTGLNRGYAFVTFCTKEAAQEAVKLYNNHEIRSGKHIGVCISVANNRLFVGSIPKSKTKEQIVEEFSKVTEGLTDVILYHQPDDKKKNRGFCFLEYEDHKTAAQARRRLMSGKVKVWGNVVTVEWADPIEDPDPEVMAKVKVLFVRNLANTVTEEILEKAFSQFGKLERVKKLKDYAFIHFDERDGAVKAMEEMNGKDLEGENIEIVFAKPPDQKRKERKAQRQAAKNQMYDDYYYYGPPHMPPPTRGRGRGGRGGYGYPPDYYGYEDYYDYYGYDYHNYRGGYEDPYYGYEDFQVGARGRGGRGARGAAPSRGRGAAPPRGRAGYAQRGGPGSARGVRGARGGAQQQRGRGVRGARGGRGGNVGGKRKADGYNQPDSKRRQTNNQNWGSQPIAQQPLQGGDHSGNYGYKSENQEFYQDSFGQQWK, encoded by the exons ATGGCTACTGAACATGTTAATGGGAATGGTACTGAAGAGCCCATGGATACTTCTGCTGCAGTTACCCATTCTGAGCATTTCCAGACATTGCTTGATGCTGGTTTACCACAGAAAGTTGCTGAAAAACTAGACGAAATTTACGTTGCAG ggCTAGTTGCACATAGCGATCTAGATGAAAGAGCTATTGAAGCTTTAAAGGAATTCAATGAAGAAGGTGCATTGGCAGTGCTTCAGCAGTTTAAAGACAGTGATCTCTCACATGTTCAG AACAAAAGTGCCTTTTTATGTGGAGTCATGAAGACATACaggcagagggaaaaacaggggACCAAGGTGGCAGATTCTAGCAAAGGACCAGATGAGGCAAAAATTAAG GCACTCTTGGAGAGAACCGGCTACACTCTTGATGTGACTACTGGACAGAGAAAGTATGGTGGACCTCCTCCAGAGTCCGTATATTCAGGACAACAACCTTCTGTTGGTACAGAG ATATTTGTGGGCAAGATTCCAAGAGACTTGTTTGAAGATGAACTTGTTCCATTATTTGAGAAAGCTGGCCCTATATGGGATCTCCGCTTAATGATGGATCCGCTAACTGGTCTAAATAGAGGATATGCTTTTGTCACTTTTTGTACTAAAGAGGCAGCTCAGGAAGCTGTTAAACTG tacaaCAACCATGAAATTCGTTCTGGAAAACACATTGGTGTATGCATCTCTGTTGCCAATAATAGGCTTTTTGTTGGTTCTATTCCTAAAAGTAAAACCAAGGAGCAAATTGTTGAAGAATTTAGCAAAGTAACAG AGGGTCTTACAGATGTCATATTGTATCATCAGCCTGATGACAAGAAAAAGAACCGGGGTTTCTGTTTCCTTGAATATGAAGATCACAAAACTGCTGCTCAGGCCAGGCGTAGGTTAATGAGTGGCAAAGTGAAAGTTTGGGGAAATGTTGTTACAGTTGAATGGGCTGACCCTATAGAAGACCCAGATCCTGAAGTCATGGCAAAG gtAAAAGTTTTGTTTGTACGCAATCTTGCCAATACTGTAACAGAGGAGATACTAGAAAAGGCCTTCAGTCAATTTGGAAAGCTAGAGCGAGTGAAGAAGCTAAAAGACTatgcttttattcattttgaTGAGCGGGATGGTGCTGTAAAG GCAATGGAAGAAATGAATGGCAAAGATTTAGAGGGAGAAAACATTGAAATTGTTTTTGCTAAGCCACCAGatcaaaaaaggaaagaacgGAAAGCTCAGAGACAAGCGGCTAAAAATCAGAT gTATGATGATTACTACTATTACGGTCCACCTCATATGCCCCCTCCAACAAGAGGTCGAGGCCGAGGAGGTAGAGGTGGTTACGGATATCCCCCTGACTATTACGGATATGAAgattattatgattattatggCTATGACTACCATAACTATCGTGGTGGATATGAAGATCCTTACTATGGTTATGAAGATTTTCAAGTTGGAGCTAGAGGAAGGGGTGGTAGAGGAGCAAGGGGTGCTGCTCCATCCAGAGGTCGCGGGGCTGCTCCTCCCCGTGGCAGAGCCGGTTATGCACAGAGAGGTGGTCCTGGATCAGCAAGAGGCGTTCGTGGTGCGAGAGGAGGTGCCCAGCAACAAAGAGGCCGCGGGGTACGTGGTGCGAGGGGTGGCCGCGGTGGAAATGTAGGAGGAAAGCGCAAAGCTGATGGGTACAACCAGCCAGATTCCAAGCGGCGCCAGACCAATAATCAGAACTGGGGCTCCCAACCCATTGCTCAGCAACCGCTCCAAGGTGGTGATCATTCTGGTAACTATGGTTACAAATCTGAAAACCAGGAGTTTTATCAGGATTCTTTTGGGCAACAGTGGAAATAG